A stretch of Ursus arctos isolate Adak ecotype North America unplaced genomic scaffold, UrsArc2.0 scaffold_4, whole genome shotgun sequence DNA encodes these proteins:
- the CRYZL1 gene encoding quinone oxidoreductase-like protein 1 isoform X1: protein MKGLYFQKSSTNEEITFVFQERENLPVIEDNYVKLQVKACALSQINTKLLAEMKMEKDFFPVGREIAGIVLDVGSKVSFFQPDDEVVGILPLDSEDPGLCEVVRVHEHYLVHKPEKVTWTEAAGTIRDGVRAYTALHYLSHVSPGKSVLIMDGASALGMIAIQLAHHRGAKVISTAGSLEDKQCLERLRPSVARVIDVSNGKAHVAESCLEETGGLGVDIVLDAGVRLYSKDDEPAVKLQLLPHKHDIITLLGVGGHWVTTEENLQLDPPDSHCLFLKGATVAFLNDEVWNLSNVQQGKYLCILKDVMEKLSTGVFRPQLDEPIPLYEAKVSMEVVQKNQGRKKQVVQF from the exons ATGAAAGGCTTATATTTTCAGAAGAGttctacaaatgaagaaataacatttgtatttcaagaaagg GAAAATCTTCCTGTTATAGAAGATAACTATGTGAAACTTCAAGTTAAAGCTTGTGCTCTGAGCCAGATAAATACGAAG CTTCTGGCAGaaatgaagatggagaaagatttttttcctgttgggaGAGAAATTGCTGGAATTGTGTTAGATG TTGGAAGCAAGGTATCATTCTTTCAACCAGATGATGAAGTCGTCG GAATTCTGCCCCTGGATTCTGAAGACCCTGGACTTTGTGAAGTTGTTAGAGTGCACGAGCATTACTTGG TTCACAAACCAGAAAAGGTTACATGGACAGAAGCCGCTGGAACCATTCGGGATGGAGTACGAGCGTATACAGCTCTGCATTATCTTTCTCATGTCTCTCCTGGAAAATCCGTGCTGATCATGGATGGAGCAAGT GCACTTGGTATGATAGCTATTCAATTAGCACACCACAGAGGAGCCAAAGTGATTTCAACAGCAGGCAGCCTCGAAGACAAGCAATGCCTCGAAAGACTTAGGCCTTCTGTAG CCCGAGTCATCGATGTTTCTAATGGGAAAGCCCACGTTGCTGAAAGCTGTTTAGAAGAAACAGGAGGCCTGGGAGTAGATATTGTCCTAGATGCTGGAG TGAGATTATATAGTAAAGATGATGAACCAGCTGTAAAATTACAACTACTACCACATAAACATGACATCATCACACTTCTTGGTGTTGGAGGCCATTGGGTAACAACAGAAGAAAACCTGCAG TTGGATCCTCCAGATAGCCATTGCCTTTTCCTCAAGGGAGCAACGGTGGCTTTCCTTAATGATGAAGTTTGGAATTTATCAAATGTGCAACAGGGAAAATATCTCT GTATCTTAAAAGATGTGATGGAGAAGCTATCAACTGGAGTCTTTAG GCCTCAGCTGGATGAACCCATTCCACTATATGAGGCGAAAGTTTCCATGGAAGTTGTTcagaaaaatcaaggaagaaaaaagcaagttgttcaattttaa
- the CRYZL1 gene encoding quinone oxidoreductase-like protein 1 isoform X2, protein MKGLYFQKSSTNEEITFVFQERENLPVIEDNYVKLQVKACALSQINTKLLAEMKMEKDFFPVGREIAGIVLDVGSKVSFFQPDDEVVGILPLDSEDPGLCEVVRVHEHYLVHKPEKVTWTEAAGTIRDGVRAYTALHYLSHVSPGKSVLIMDGASALGMIAIQLAHHRGAKVISTAGSLEDKQCLERLRPSVARVIDVSNGKAHVAESCLEETGGLGVDIVLDAGVRLYSKDDEPAVKLQLLPHKHDIITLLGVGGHWVTTEENLQLDPPDSHCLFLKGATVAFLNDEVWNLSNVQQGKYLSTYLKRCDGEAINWSL, encoded by the exons ATGAAAGGCTTATATTTTCAGAAGAGttctacaaatgaagaaataacatttgtatttcaagaaagg GAAAATCTTCCTGTTATAGAAGATAACTATGTGAAACTTCAAGTTAAAGCTTGTGCTCTGAGCCAGATAAATACGAAG CTTCTGGCAGaaatgaagatggagaaagatttttttcctgttgggaGAGAAATTGCTGGAATTGTGTTAGATG TTGGAAGCAAGGTATCATTCTTTCAACCAGATGATGAAGTCGTCG GAATTCTGCCCCTGGATTCTGAAGACCCTGGACTTTGTGAAGTTGTTAGAGTGCACGAGCATTACTTGG TTCACAAACCAGAAAAGGTTACATGGACAGAAGCCGCTGGAACCATTCGGGATGGAGTACGAGCGTATACAGCTCTGCATTATCTTTCTCATGTCTCTCCTGGAAAATCCGTGCTGATCATGGATGGAGCAAGT GCACTTGGTATGATAGCTATTCAATTAGCACACCACAGAGGAGCCAAAGTGATTTCAACAGCAGGCAGCCTCGAAGACAAGCAATGCCTCGAAAGACTTAGGCCTTCTGTAG CCCGAGTCATCGATGTTTCTAATGGGAAAGCCCACGTTGCTGAAAGCTGTTTAGAAGAAACAGGAGGCCTGGGAGTAGATATTGTCCTAGATGCTGGAG TGAGATTATATAGTAAAGATGATGAACCAGCTGTAAAATTACAACTACTACCACATAAACATGACATCATCACACTTCTTGGTGTTGGAGGCCATTGGGTAACAACAGAAGAAAACCTGCAG TTGGATCCTCCAGATAGCCATTGCCTTTTCCTCAAGGGAGCAACGGTGGCTTTCCTTAATGATGAAGTTTGGAATTTATCAAATGTGCAACAGGGAAAATATCTCT CTACGTATCTTAAAAGATGTGATGGAGAAGCTATCAACTGGAGTCTTTAG